Proteins encoded together in one Solanum lycopersicum chromosome 7, SLM_r2.1 window:
- the LOC138337490 gene encoding uncharacterized protein, translating to MGPFEALYGRECRELIRWFKVEYVKALRVDLEMDAQDKVRSIQAKILAAKSRKKKYVDHKVADMGFHTGENILLKLSPINEVMRFGKKGKLCWGYIGPFEVLQCVGSVAYYIIKWDSIVLNKDLQNAEELIEILDPDMRKLRSKDIKSVKVQWKHLPLE from the exons ATGGGACCGTTTGAGGCATTATATGGGAGGGAATGTAGAGAACTAATAAGATGGTTCAAGGTTGAATATGTGAAAGCATTGCGAGTTGATTTAGAGATGGATGCTCAAGATAAAGTGAGGAGTATTCAAGCTAAGATTTTAGCAGCCAAGAGTAGGAAGAAGAAGTATGTAGACCATAAGGTAGCAGACATGGGATTTCATACTGGTGAAAATATTCTTCTTAAGTTATCACCAATCAAcgaggtgatgagatttggaaagaaaggaaagttATGTTGGGGATACattggtcccttcgaggttcTTCAATGTGTAGGATCAGTTGCGT ATTATATCATCAAATGGGACTCGATTGTGCTAAACAAAGACCTCCAAAATGCGGAAGAACTTATTGAAATTCTTGATCCTGATATGCGTAAGCTGAGGAGCAAGGATATTAAGTCCgtgaaggttcaatggaagcatCTTCCACTCGAGTAA